The following are from one region of the Salvia hispanica cultivar TCC Black 2014 chromosome 1, UniMelb_Shisp_WGS_1.0, whole genome shotgun sequence genome:
- the LOC125201433 gene encoding glycerophosphodiester phosphodiesterase GDPD1, chloroplastic-like — protein sequence MALKAVHVSDVPNLDCVPDNASFALYATRFSKGVETERATSFKVPKFLVIGHRGNGMNMLQSADLRMKAVKENTILSFNTAGKHAADYIEFDVQVTKDGCPVIFHDNFICSEENGSIYEKRVTDLSLSEFLTYGPQRELGLEGKPLLKKTKDGKHVNWTVQSDEHACTLQEAFEKVNPSLGFNIELKFDDYIVYQHQHLTDVLQTIMQVIIGHANERPVIFSTFQPDAALIIRKLQNTYPVFFLTNGGNEIYEDVRRNSLEEAIKLCLEGGLDGIVSEVRGIFRNPAAVKKIKDLKLSLLTYGKLNNVAEAVYMQHLMGVDGVIVDLVKEITEAVSKMMRPSGGVVMEGEDQGVVEGTKPQFSQRELEFLLKLIPELIQQ from the exons ATGGCCCTCAAGGCCGTTCACGTCTCCGACGTTCCCAACCTTGATTGCGTCCCCGACAATGCGTCTTTCGCTCTCTACGCGACGCGATTCTCCAAAG GTGTGGAAACGGAGAGGGCAACGTCGTTTAAGGTGCCGAAATTCCTGGTGATCGGGCACAGGGGGAACGGGATGAACATGTTGCAATCAGCGGATTTGAGGATGAAGGCAGTTAAAGAGAATACGATCCTTTCGTTCAATACTGCTGGAAAACACGCCGCTGATTACATCGAGTTTGATGTCCAG GTGACAAAGGATGGCTGCCCCGTCATTTTCCATGACAACTTCATATGCTCTGAGGAAAAT GGTTCAATATATGAGAAGAGAGTCACAGATTTGTCACTGTCTGAGTTCCTCACCTACGGCCCTCAGAGAGAGCTTGGTTTGGAGGGGAAACCGTTgttgaagaaaacaaaagatgGAAAACATGTGAATTGGACTGTTCAATCCGACGAACATGCCTGCACTCTGCAGGAGGCGTTCGAGAAAGTAAACCCTTCTTTGGGTTTCAACATTGAATTGAAATTCGACGACTACATCGTTTATCAGCACCAGCATCTGACCGATGTGTTGCAAACCATAATGCAAGTCATTAttggtcatgccaacgaaCGGCCAGTTATATTTTCCACCTTCCAGCCCGATGCTGCTCTAATCATCAGGAAACTCCAGAACACCTACCCT GTGTTTTTCCTCACTAATGGAGGGAACGAGATCTATGAGGACGTAAGAAGAAATTCCTTGGAGGAAGCTATCAAACTGTGTTTGGAAGGCGGTCTAGACGGAATTGTGTCCGAGGTGAGGGGCATCTTTAGGAATCCGGCAGCAgtcaagaaaatcaaagatCTAAAGCTCTCTTTGCTCACATATGGCAAATTGAA TAATGTGGCTGAGGCTGTGTACATGCAACATCTGATGGGGGTGGACGGGGTCATCGTGGATTTGGTGAAGGAGATAACGGAAGCAGTGTCGAAGATGATGAGGCCGAGCGGGGGCGTTGTAATGGAGGGTGAGGATCAGGGTGTAGTAGAGGGGACGAAGCCTCAGTTCTCACAAAGGGAGCTGGAATTCTTGTTGAAGCTCATTCCTGAGTTGATACAGCAATAA